The sequence TCTGTCACTTTTATATACACACACGAGGGAGTGGAGCGGTTTCCATAGAGAGGGAATATCACAGCCCACTTACGAACAATACCGGAGAAGGATCCAGCGACCCCAGAGCAGGCGACAGTCCAGGGGATGTGCCTGGGGCAGACCTCCCGGTCCTGAAGCTGCGCCCGCCTCCCTGCGTGTTTCCACTCAGAGTGAAGTCCACTCACAGGTAAGACTGTGGTCGGGGAAGACTGGCTGAGGAAGGATAAATGTGCTTGCCCTACGTGAAGCAGAGGTGCTGGGCACTAGCCAGGTGTGAAGGGTGAGAGTTGCTATGGCCCCTGGGTAGGAGCCCATGGGAGCAGGTGCTGAACATTGAGGGTCTGCATTTTCCATTAGCATGAATCCGCCCCAAAGAGACCAGGGACAGTTTCTTAGAGGGCAAGAGGATCCTCCCCCTGTTGGTATAGGTGATAGATCAGAAGCAGAATGTGTTCATGCAAGTCTGTTTTCTCTGAACAGAGTTCAGTGTGAACACAAAAGGCAATTCGTGGTGGTAGTTTACACTCTGGGgacagggtggggtgggcaggggacagAAACTTGAGGATGCTTCACAGCACCCGCGGAGCAGCCAACCAACTCACTCTTGTTGTTTGCCACATGCCAGAGCCCTTCACCATCTGCTTTCATTCTCTGATGCACCTGGGAGGCAGGTAAGGTCTCCTTTTCAGCATGCAGCAGCTAAAACAGAGAGGCGAAGTGACTGCCCCAGGGCAAGTGAGAGGCAAGGAAGTTTCTAACCCAGGTCCTCTGCCTTGAAAGCCCAAAGTTCCTTTCACCTCGCTACAAAGGAAACAttggaggggcagggggagaatCTTTAAGATAGATGTTTGATGTCTACATTTTCAAGAAATCCTGTTTGCAATTTTTTCTCTAAACATAGCTAGCTACCTAgggaaaaaaatggttaaataagaTACTACAATGACCAGTGCTGTCTGTAACATGCCAGTTTTCTCTTGGCTGTTTCCCCCTCTTTAGAGGAAGGGGCTATTGTGTATAAACCCTCACTTTTCACTTTTAGGATGAGTTGCTGAGAGGTCTGTGTTTATATGTGTTCTGCAAGAACACTTCCATGAGtctaaaaaatttcagaaaactgaTTCCTGTAATGCTTTTTGAAAGGCTTAAGGGTTCCCTAGGTTCTGCAGCCACTGCTGCATGAAAGGTTTTTAAATGGTTTATTTCCTAGCTCAGCTTCTCATCAGTGTCTGCAGACACACTGGCCACATGGGGAAGAGCTCTTCCTTCATGGCGGCACTTGGCAAAGCTGTGGCATCAGTGTCAGGTGCCTCTTGGCTCACTGTCCCACGCTTTTTTCTCTCCTTGGTAGATGCTCCAAATTTGAGGCTGGTGCAGGTTGCTGCTTGACTTTGTCACAGCTCTCAGAAGTGACTGTATTTCCTTAAAGCACCCTATAGAAGTACTACTACAGAAGTGACCAAAGGAATGGTTGTGTTTCAGGCATCCAAAGAGGAAAATGTAGGTGTAGAGCTTTGCCCCTTAAATCTAACCAGACGGTGCTCAGTTATTTCCATGGCAGGTTGAAGGGAAATCTTACACCTCTGTATTGTTTCACTAGGACATATGGCAAAAACATCCAAAGAATGTAAAAGGAGAAACTTGCTTAGAAATTAGACTTAATATGGGGAGCAAAGGATgtcttttctttgtggggagTTTCTCTTCTTTCATCCTGCAAACTCTACACAAATCTAAACAAAtcctaaaaagaaaagttttggaAAGAATCTGAATCTGCATCCCAGTCCCAGCCACTCACTTTGATGTATAAAATGTCAGGATCACAAAGAACTCTTACATTTTAGACAATCTAGAACTAAGATCAGTCTGGGGCTTCAATGCCTTATACAATTCATGACCGTGGTTCTGGGCAATTCTCTTTGTTTTATAACTTTGCTCTCACAACCCTGCCTGTAATAGAACAAGGGTTTGCAAATAGAGGAAGGTCTGTACCCTGGATGCACAGAGAACAGAGCACCATGCAGGACACTTGCTCCCAGACACGTTTTAGAGACTTTTTAGACACCTTGGGCATCCTCTCCTCAAATAGTTTCTTCCCTGATGGGAGACTTaggatttgaaaaataagaaagtaacaCATTTTATAAAAGCATAGTATTTACAAGTGGAcccaaaaaatttgtggaaaaagtaaataaaaagttaaaagggATCTCATCTTCATAACTGAGATGAGGCATTTCTGGGGAGAGGGGGGACCATGTTTCCAGACGTTAGCCTTTTGCAAGGGAAAACCTTCTGAAATTTTTCCTGGGAAAACTGTAGAAAGTTATTTAGGCAGGGCTGTTTTTTGTTTGGAAACCCTCAAGTGACTCCAGATACACATGtatgattttcaaaataaaaaaaccaaaacaaaaatgtatgcCTTATTAAGGGTTTTTCCCTCCATGATATGTAATAACATGtatttacagagaaaatacacatccataaagaatttaaaagaggATTGTTTGGCCTTGGAAAATAAATTGACTTAATTAAGTGCCTTAATACTAATCTGAATTtcagtttattcaacaaatatttattgaggatatGATCTAGTACAAGGCACTATTGACCACATCTGCCCTCCCAGGCATCCCAGGTGACTATGCCAAAAGCCAAAATGACCCAGAGAGAAATCTCTGCCTAGTGAAAGGCTTAGCAAATTATAGGAGAAATGGAGATGCCAAAGAAATGTAACACTCGTAGTACCCTAAGTCTTTAAAAGCACTCTGGTGGTACATAGGCAGGTAAATGCAGGTGTTAAATCACATCACAGGAGCTGCCAGTGTGGGCAGAGGTGGAGCCCCAAGATGGACCTGGACACAAAATGTATCCTGAGTTCTCAGCAATATTGGATTCTTGTGTAAAATTCCAGGTGGTTGAGGGTGAGTCCCCTGGGAAGGGGATAGAGAGGAGAGGGGGGTGTTGTTCTGCCTGGTTCTGGGGGCTCTGCTGCAGCAGTTTCAGTGAATGGGGGGGGAGGGAGCCTTGCGGAACCCCACAAGATGGAAGGCATGACAGCTGCACCCCAAAATCCTCCTAAGGACTTACACTCACACAGAGTTTAGACCACTTCATTTGGTGAAAgcagaaaaatcatttctttctccAGATTGTTTCTATAGAGGAGTCTCTTGCTttcagaagtagaaaaagaaagaaatcagaacaaAGAGATTCTCACACTCTTAGCCCCTGCTCTCAGGGATGAAAACGCTGAGACGTCAGGGGCTAGTCAGGAGAGGGATGGGACTAGTCTGGTCTGTGAAAAGAACTAGGGGACAAAGGACTAGaggggctggttagctcagttggttagagcatggtgttagtaacaccaaggtcaagggttcggaacCCCACACCTTCCAGCTGCTAGAGGGACAGAGAGACGGAATTTCTTCATGGCTTTCCCACCAGTGTTAACCCTTTCTGTATTGGTTTTTGGTTTTCCAAATCCTTTTAGGGTTAACAAGTCATTTAAAATTGCCCCCAAGCTTTAAGTTGCCTTCAGTGTATGCAGCAGCTAAAACCCCAATTAACACTCTATTTATGCAGAAGCAACTCACTGGATCCTCAGTAAGTGATAAAGCCAAAGGTCTGGTTATTGAGcacaatatttaaagaaaaataagcccGTTTTCCACAGAGACAGTCGATCCACCCCTGTAAAATATTCTCCGGGAATTCTCAAGAGCACAGACAGGGGATGGGTACAAGCAGCAGCAGTTCTCACAGGGTGGTCTGTGAGCCCACAGCACAAGCCTCACCTGGGGCTACACAGGAGTGTGAGTTCTCACGCCCCATCCCACACCATCATCTCAGAAACCCTCGGATGGGCCCCGTAGTCTGTGTTTGGACAATCCCTCCACATGATTCTGAAGCACTATAAATCTGAGAACCACTTACTTACCTAGAGTTAAAGGCCAAATGAGCTTACATAAGGTGGGGTGGAGAGGGCGGAAGGTAGCTAAAAACCACAAACTAGAGATGCCGTACAACAGTACATGGTCTGCAGGGTCAAGTCGCTGGACCAAGctacatggtgtgtgtgtgtgtgtgtgtgtgtgtgtgtgtgtgtgtgtaagtcaCTTCTGGAAAGATTGTGTGCAGACCACACCTTCTTCTAAAAGGACCTGGAGATTATTCATGTATAAACGAACATGAGCCAGCCTTTACTAATTGTCTGGTTAAGCCAAGAGCTTTCACATATTGACATTTCTAATATAATCCTTCACTTAACCTTTATGAGGTAGTTACTGTTATCCCGTTTATCAGAACGGGAAATTGAAATGCATAGAAGTTAAGCAATCTGTCCAAGGCCCTCAGGCAAATAACGACAAAGATGGAATTTGAACCTGTGTCTAACTCCAAAGTCTGTGTCATTCTCACTGCACAGAGCTATATGCTCAAATCTGCCTAGATCATACATTTGGATTACTTAAAGCAAGGATCTggcattttttcataaatattgtgAAAAATATTGTTAGATAAAATAAGCTCCAAATTTTTGTAatgcaaaacaaagaaacaaacaaaacagaacctGGTTtcttatggaaaaaaagaaagaaaagaaaggcagcaGCTGCCATGTGAATGCCAAGGAAAGCAACAGGATTCACAGAACACATGCCAAGTAAGTGTGCATGcatgggtgtgtgcatgtgtgtgtccacGTGTGTTGTGcattgtgtgtgtgagtatacggatgtgtgcctgtgtgtctgaggtgtgtatgtgtgtgaggaatgtatgtgtgtgtgcatgtgtgtatatgtatatgtgttcaCTGTATGTgtatgcacgtgcatgtgtgtaagtgcacgtgtgtatatgtatatatacctgtATGTGTGTTTAAAGTGTATGTGaggtgtgtgtgcagtgtgtatGAGGTGAGTGTGCACATGTGCGTACTGCATCTGTATGTGCATGTCTGCATGTGTacgtgtgtatgcgtgtgtgcactgtgtgtgagtgcacatgtgtatgtgtatgcatgcctgtatgtgtgtatgtgtgtttaaagTGTGCATGAggtgtatgtgtgcacatatgtgtgtatactgcatgtgtatgtttgtgtgcatgtgcatgtgtatatacatatgtgttgtgtgtaaatgtgtgtgtattgtgtacatgcacatgtgcatgtgtgaggtgtgtgtgtacatgcttgtgtgtgtgtgtgtgtgtgtgaatgtgtgtttcCAGGGTAAGTGAAAGAGCAGGAATTTTCCTTTAgagagaaaatgaggctcagtTTTTTTAAAGGTCAGTTCTAGTGCCATCCGTTGTTCACAGCCTGAGGACGTTTGGAAGGGGCTCAGGTCCACTTGCACTCTGTGCTGGGAAACGGCATGGGCAAGGCCATGCTGGCAGCAAGCTGCAGAGCTGAGGCCACTGACCACAGCCCACCTGGCACTGCTCCACACAGTCACCACAGTAAACGAAGCAACCTGATGCTAGCCTCATACAGCTGGATGCACAGGAGAATCCTCAAGTTGTTCTGATCCAGTTTGCCTTACTTACTGAAAAACCACCAGAAGAAAGGACTTCCCCCAAGTTTCATAGTTAACCAGGGGCTTCTTGCTCCCTTTTGTGGAAGCTGAGTATGTCTTATGCGATAAAATAAACTCCAAGTCAGGTAAAACATCCAGTGTGAAAACTGAGCCTTGCACTATGCGCATCTCATGGGAGAGCCCAGGGGTGGTCATTCTGACCATGCTGCCTTAGAACAAGGGCGTGTCAGGGTGTCGGCTTGTCCCCGGATTCAGAGCAGCAGCTGTGCTTACGTTAGGACTTTAGATAAAACCCTGACATTTTGACCTCACTTTTTCCTACTCATGATGAAGGACGACAATGAAGTAAATGGACTTTGGGTCCTTATTTCAGAGCTAGAGAGTTTGCTCCCACAgaccaggcagaggggacaggggTGCATGGTGGGCTTGGTCCCAGGGCACAGGAGGCAAACTCTTCCCACCTCACAGTTTCCTAAGGAACAGTGACCACAGACAACCGTAATTCCGATAGCCTTCTGACACAACTGTGTGCCATTTCTGCAAAGGACACTGGGCAGAAGGGTGTGTGTGGCCCAGCATGAGCCCTTCTCCCCTGTAGGAAAAGGCACTTTAAGTCTTGTCTAATGCTGTTGATCGGTAGACCAACAACTACACGTGATGGCGTGAAGCCCAGACACCCAAGTTACAAGAGAGCCATTGATCTGGGCGTTTTTATTGACACAACATGTTTCATACACTAAAGcttaggtttgtttttgtttttgtttttgtttttttaagcaaaaaaaaatagattcagaTGGTCACCATAGACTATGACTTTTATACCTCTCAGCATCTCCTTCTTGCCCCGATCAATTGTATGACCCACCTGGCATTTGGAAGTACCAACAAACAGGCACCTGACAAAGGCACTAACCCTCTCCCACTACGTCCTGTCCTCAAGCAGCAGGGTCCCTGGATTGATTCTGAGACCACCTTCACATGTGTGTGGTTGCTTATCAATTGGTTGACTGATAACCAACCACACACATGTATAAAAGGCAGCTGGTAGTCCTAAGATCGAGGTCTGGTGCTAGAGAATGTAGGTGCTCTCTGGGAGAGACTTGGTCTCACACAAAGACCAAAGTGACCGGCTCCACAAACTCTATGGTACAATGAACCAAATTAACAAAACTGGTTGTTTTTGAGTAACTAGAATAGTCTCATGGCAGGGCTAGGCTTAAAGATCTGCCACTGAAACACAGACCAGATGCACAGCCTGGGTCTTTAAGCAGTAGGGTTGTAATCAATCAGCCCTGCTGATGACAAAGGAGCTAAAAATTTACTTGGCCACAAAAGTCGACATTTAGGCTGCTAAATGCTTACTTAGCATATCTGTTGTTCACTTTACAGGGCCAGTGGCTGCCTGCAAAGGAGAATTACATAAAACCCATAAATACGAGTCAGGTAATGGTCCTTAAACTTTAGTGATCCTCGGAATCATctgaagcatttgataaaacacAGATGGCTGGGCTCCAGAGTTCTTGGTGTATGACTTCTAGGAAAAGACCTGAGAATTATTTGCGTTTCTAAGAAATGCCCAGGTGATGCTAATACAGCTAGTCTGGGGCCACACTATCAGCACCCCTGTGGTAGAGCACGGGATTTTACTCCACACCCTCCTGGCCCGACACCCCTCTCATGCCCCTTCCTGCATCCCTCTTTCCTGCTGCAGGGAGAGATGCTGATGCAGGTccacctcctcctgctgctgctgctgctcctggggGGCCCGAGAACAGGCCTCTCCCAAAAGCTCTGCAAAGCCGAGCCCTTCTTCAGCTGCCTCAATGCAGCCCTGTCAGAAGCCAAGAAGAGCCAGCCGGGTGATGCGCCCCTGCTGAGCAAGAGGACCTTCCACTACACGCCCAGCCAAGACCCATCTTCAGGACAGgatgaggaggagagggagggggaggagaagcagGACAAGGACAAAAAGGCTTTCCCTGGCTCTAGGGGTGAGAACGGAGCTGGGAGCACCCGGTACAAATACCTGTCCCAAGCCCAGCTCAGGGGGAAGCCGTATCAGGACAAGGCCAAGAGTGTCCGGCGCACCAAGCTCACTCTGTCCCTAGACGTGCCCACCAACATCATGAACATCCTCTTCAACATCGCCAAGGCCAAGAACTTGCGGGCCAAGGCAGCTGCCAATGCCCACCTGATGGCGCAGATTGGGCGGAAGAAGTAGACTGACCCACCGTTCAGGCAGGAGGGCAGCCCACCaaggaggaggtggtggggagaCCGGGCCCTCTGCTGTGTGTTTTGAGGGATGGGCCTGTCTCACAGGGCACATCACTGCTGAGCCCCTCTGGTCTCCTGCCTCCAGCCCAGTCTCTTTCCCATCTCTGCCGTGCACACACATGGTGTGGTCCAACCTTCACTGACACGAGGCGCTAACATCCTCCTGTATTCCgcgtctcccttctccctccccaacgCAGGCAGGGGGCTCCTCTCCCTGCCACAATCAGCCCCCACAGTGCATAGTGACAAGGGGATGCCCTGCTCACCATCTCACCACCAGACCCCTCCCCACCGTCTCGCCCGCATTAAAGCCAATGGCAGCTTGAATCTTgcttgtttccatttctcttccttCAGCCACTGCCTCCAAACTCTGCACTTGGAGAAGGAAGGGCTGATGAGGAGATTATGGTGGGCCAATTCCCAATCTCCCCCAAGAAGGGAAAGGTTCTGGGAGGTCTATAAGGAGTAAAGCAGAGCCCCAGCTTCAGCTCTCGTCATTCCATCTAGAGCCGTCTCAGTGGCCCGATCCCTCCCAAGGGACATGGCCTGGGCTGTGTTTTGGAATGGGCGTCCAGGCTGAAAGGGAGAGGGAGTTTTAAATTACCCACCTCGTAACATTCCGAACTCCTCCGTGGCTTACTAGGGCACGGGGCCACTCTTCTTTATTGAGATCTTACTGAAGCCACAGTAAGCGCCCCACACTGTGCTGGGTATGGTAGCAGACGCTGCTCTCTGTGAGTGACCATAAGTGAACAGACAAAATCAAGATGCAAAAAGAAGCAAATACCAGAGAGTTACAAATGTGAACTGGTAAGTGATAGCAATTGGTGTAAatacacatacgcacacacgCTATATATTCGGAGAAGAGAACGTTTAACAAGAGCAAAATTTCACTGAAAATGAACATCTGCAGGAACTCTGAAGGCCTCCTGGCAGCAAAGCCCAAGGGCTGAACACCCAGGGGAGGGACATGGTCCTACTCACGTTTGTATGGTgacaaatcataaagaaataaaatgaacttcTGCATGGTAAAacaaactacacacacacacacgtaccgACAACTAataccaccaccacaaccaccagagatagtcaaaagacaaatgacaaatttggaaaaacatttgcTACTCATATAAAAGACAGATGGCTTAATGATCCAATACATAAAGAGCtactaaaaatgaagggaaaaaaacaaacccaagagGAAAATAAGCAACGATATGAATAgatcacacaaacacacatacacaaatagaAACGACCCTTccatatatgaaaacatgctcaacatcgtTCCTAACAACTTCAGTGATATACAGTTCCTCCCTATCATATTGGCAAAAGTCCATAACCTCCATAACGCACTCCATTGGCGAGGTGAATCGCCATTCTCCTCCTTTGCTGGCTGGTAGGATTATAACCCTAGAAAGACAATTTGGCaataattatcaaaattaaaagttcattCTTCCTTTAACACAGAAATCCTGCTCCTGGCAGGCATTTccagaaaaagtgaaaatttaaatttttaagaaagttaAGTTATTAAAAATACCCCATCATATAACGGGTCCAATGCTTCAAAAAAGTGGAAATGCAACTGTTGTTCCTAGCCTGGAAAAACCACAGGGCAGAACAGAGAGAATTTTAGTCTAGGTTCTTCTACGTATGATGCGTCCAcgaaaaatcttttaatttctgtgaatGCCGATGGCCACCCCTGATAggtattttatgaaaattatctcacttaattctcacacaTATGTTTTAAGGTAGTTATTATTTGTTCCATTTGAAGGTGGAGATTAAGGCGCAGGGAAGTTAGGGAACATGACCAAGGTCTCCCAGCTATTCGGTGACAGAGTGAGATCTTTCTGGCCACAAACCTTCTCTCATTCCTCCACGAAGTGCTGACTCTTTGTTTGTACCAAGGTCATGAaaacaccagccatccctacctTACAGAGCTATCGTAAAGCTCTGGGCTTTGAACTACAGATGTGGAAGCAGCAGGAAAAACACCACACAGACATTGGGGTTACGATTATTCACAGCCTTATGGATGATTTAAGTGTGAGCATAAGCAGATGTTAGGGGGAGTTGGCTAAAACTGTAACCCCACAGCAGCAGGGGGAAAACACAGGCTCCTGGTGGACAGCTCCTGTTGTTCCACAAGGCCAGCTGAGTTTGAGTCCGGCAGAATCTGCCCCTGATCTGAGAGCAAGCAGGGCTTCTGAAGCACATGTTCATAGTGACATCAGCAGGTGGAAAGTAGAGACGGCCACATCCAAAGATCACCACTTTTACCTGCCACCCCCAATTTCACTTTGGAACACTTTGGGGGGGGTAGGAGAATTAGTATTGATTCTTATTGTAAGAAGAAGAAATCCCCTGTTCCCCTGGCCTTCTCTTCAGTCACGGAAGGATACACTAATAGAGACAGAACAGCCTCACCAGCCACAAGAATCTAGGAATATGATTTAATGGCAAGTTGCTGTAGTTAAAGAGTACTTTACCAGAACATGGCAAGACTCTGGTAATTAGTGAACGATAGAGTAGGCTCTTAGTATGCATGGATTTCATTGCAGTTGGAACTTCTATGAGTTCTTCATGTATAATTGTCATTTTTCTGAGACAGTTTTGAATTACTGTACAAAGCAGATGTGCACAAATAAGCTACTTATCTGGTGAGTGAGCCCAGCCAATTACCCAGTGTCTGTGTCCCCTGAGCAGCCTGCATTGATCTCTGCTAATCTCCACGTATAGCCCATATTATTAAAGGTCTAATGAAAGTTGCTTACGTTTCTTCAGTTAAACATTACTGCATTTTGCACAGGAAATTACTGATGAATGTGGCAATGTCTCTAATGTTCTCTCTGTGTACAGGCTCTATTTGATTCTGTTTCAGGAATATGTCAGAGAACCACACCTGATCCTATGCCCTACAACTGTACTATATGGACATGTTAGAAACTATccagaagagaacacccaaaaaggAAAGGCTGGGGGAACTCTGTTCGATTAGCATAATTTTGtgtaataaacaaaaaataaaaagtggttaaTTTATCTTATAAATGTTAGCCAAAACGGTTTATGAGGAACTATGACTATGTCTGCACTGAAGACCTCCCTCTAAagcagatttaaattttaaaaaaataataataatacgtGTAATGCTTTATCTATATAAGAGATATTGGGAGGAATGATTCCAAAGGGAGTGGTGATCTTTTCTTGTCAAGAATCAGTAGGATTCGTGGGACATCAACAGTAAAGCATAAATTCATCACTGTCCAGAAAGGAGTTGGCAccatggaagggaaggaaaaactgtaataaaaacaaggaatgaaaataaaggcatatAAAGttcataataatatattaatataaatataatataaatataaacataatttgaAATTTGGGGAGTGATTTTTTGGTACAATATAAATCCATTTGTGTGAGTAAAACTTCACAACATAATCTCTGTCAGATTATTTGTGTTCCTTTAAACTCccattaaaaattagtttaagctttctttcaaaaatagGGATCCACAGCCAAGTGAAACTCCTCCAAGGAGACAAGTGTATAAATGACAT comes from Cynocephalus volans isolate mCynVol1 chromosome 6, mCynVol1.pri, whole genome shotgun sequence and encodes:
- the UCN3 gene encoding urocortin-3, producing the protein MLMQVHLLLLLLLLLGGPRTGLSQKLCKAEPFFSCLNAALSEAKKSQPGDAPLLSKRTFHYTPSQDPSSGQDEEEREGEEKQDKDKKAFPGSRGENGAGSTRYKYLSQAQLRGKPYQDKAKSVRRTKLTLSLDVPTNIMNILFNIAKAKNLRAKAAANAHLMAQIGRKK